Proteins encoded together in one Lathyrus oleraceus cultivar Zhongwan6 chromosome 5, CAAS_Psat_ZW6_1.0, whole genome shotgun sequence window:
- the LOC127080410 gene encoding rRNA (cytosine-C(5))-methyltransferase NOP2C, translating to MIREVDVDGDGQINYEEFSEEFNFEYMTVHVPKSNTATFHFFTKKLRYNNDAEEENAYVIRKQLKYVFVPTNAYREGKIYGIDASSGAAVMALGISPGDHVLDLCAAPGAKLCMILDLLGDSGSVTGVDAARHRLAACRTMLQKYKLGDRCRLFVADGTTFSVIPEGFRSDSESYESRSEERMDVFKEWTSRRPWKERKKAKKCATPQVVSKSHPPELIYYGQHSGVIGLTKGELYKTVAENEIAGYGYDKVLVDAECTHDGSVKHIQKFEHWGWVTLQRRVLDAERTDNLHALQAKTCYSLDL from the exons ATGATTCGTGAAGTTGATGTTGACGGTGATGGTCAGATCAACTATGAGGAGTTC TCGGAAGAGTTTAATTTTGAGTACATGACAGTGCATGTCCCCAAGAGCAACACTGCAACTTTTCATTTCTTCACAAAGAAATTACGGTACAACAATGATGCTGAGGAGGAGAATGCTTATGTCATAAGGAAGCAACTTAAG TATGTATTTG TGCCCACTAATGCATACCGAGAAGGAAAG ATATATGGTATTGATGCATCTTCTGGAGCTGCTGTTATGGCTTTAGGCATATCACCGGGGGATCATGTGTTGGACTTATGTGCCGCACCTG GTGCTAAACTTTGTATGATATTAGACCTTCTTGGTGATTCGGGCTCTGTAACTGGAGTTGATGCTGCAAGGCATCGGTTGGCAGCGTGTAGAACAATGCTGCAGAAGTATAAACTGGGTGATAGATGCCGGCTTTTTGTTGCTGATGGAACAACATTTTCAGTTATTCCTGAGGGGTTTCGTTCTGATTCTGAATCAT ACGAGTCTAGATCGGAAGAAAGAATGGACGTGTTCAAGGAGTGGACATCTAGAAGACCATGGAAAGAAAGGAAAAAAGCAAAGAAGTGTGCCACTCCACAAGTGGTGTCTAAGTCTCACCCTCCTGAACTCATATATTATGGACAGCATTCTGGAGTTATTGGTCTTACTAAAGGAGAATTATATAAGACTGTAGCTGAAAATGAGATTGCAGGCTATGGCTATGACAAA GTCCTTGTGGATGCAGAATGTACTCATGATGGTTCAGTTAAACATATTCAAAAGTTTGAACATTGGGGCTGGGTAACTCTTCAACGTCGTGTGCTGGATGCTGAGAGGACGGATAATTTACATGCTCTTCAGGCAAAGACTTGTTATTCTCTTGATCTATAA